The Danio aesculapii chromosome 8, fDanAes4.1, whole genome shotgun sequence genome window below encodes:
- the si:dkey-72l14.3 gene encoding glyco_hydro_56 domain-containing protein codes for MAGRQRMFILPSLYLTFLHLCFFIPARFCGPSRAPLLAGQPFLVLWGVPDKDCLGRPNPAAFGMEWEGRVAIFYEDTLGLYPYFTVQDRPVNGGLPQHTSLDLHLQRVEGDLTVSLPQAGAPGLGILRWQEWAPQWNRNRGNKAKYLVESRALLRGFFPDWSVAEVEKWSQVDFEAAAQSIMMETLREVKKLRPQRLWGLAPYPNCYNFDPAQMALANYTGRCPAAEMALNDELMWLWKRSGALYPVLSLEKLPEGTKGAWLYSTNQIREALRVAALAGTSSDLPVFPMIKIVYTSSSSFLSEADLVNTIGESAAMGASGVIIWEKSLAVKTQKSCSEFGSYVRQVLGPYSVNVTTAARLCGVSLCQGRGRCVRKKPEDPTYLHLPSAHFMLIPNGAEGVRATGELPTAYIDLWKKDFRCQWFEALEGAAADQESGAVLENRRKITSATTTTVKPVGGLSQSQSTVGPVVPMAPAPTKQPVEGGSSALKTPLVLFCSLALFSFVVFDV; via the exons ATGGCTGGAAGACAGCGCATGTTCATCCTCCCCTCCCTTTATCTTACATTCCTCCATCTCTGTTTCTTCATTCCTGCACGTTTCTGTGGTCCTTCCCGGGCCCCTCTCCTTGCTGGCCAGCCCTTTCTGGTTCTGTGGGGTGTTCCAGATAAAGACTGTTTGGGCCGGCCAAACCCAGCTGCATTTGGGATGGAGTGGGAAGGCCGTGTGGCAATATTTTATGAAGACACGCTCGGACTTTACCCATATTTCACTGTGCAGGATCGTCCTGTCAATGGAGGCCTACCACAACACACCAGCCTTGACCTTCACCTTCAGAGGGTGGAGGGGGACCTGACCGTCTCATTACCCCAGGCAGGAGCACCTGGGCTGGGGATTCTGCGCTGGCAGGAGTGGGCACCTCAGTGGAACAGGAATAGAGGAAATAAAGCAAAGTACCTTGTTGAGTCGAGAGCTCTTCTGCGAGGATTTTTTCCAGATTGGAGTGTAGCGGAAGTGGAGAAATGGTCTCAG GTTGACTTTGAGGCAGCAGCACAGTCCATAATGATGGAAACCCTGCGGGAGGTGAAGAAACTCCGCCCACAGAGATTATGGGGCCTGGCTCCGTATCCTAACTGCTATAACTTCGACCCCGCCCAGATGGCATTAGCCAATTACACGGGGCGGTGTCCTGCAGCGGAAATGGCCCTTAATGATGAGCTGATGTGGTTGTGGAAGCGGAGCGGAGCCCTTTATCCCGTCCTCTCACTGGAGAAGCTGCCAGAGGGGACCAAAGGGGCGTGGCTTTACTCAACCAATCAGATCAGAGAGGCATTACGAGTGGCAGCTCTTGCGGGGACTTCATCTGATCTTCCTGTGTTTCCGATGATCAAGATCGTTTACACTTCTTCCTCCTCCTTCCTCTCAGAG GCTGACCTGGTGAATACGATTGGAGAGAGTGCTGCTATGGGAGCATCTGGAGTCATTATATGGGAAAAATCATTAGCAGTTAAAACACAG AAATCCTGCTCAGAGTTTGGCTCATATGTTCGCCAGGTTCTCGGCCCTTACTCTGTCAATGTGACCACAGCAGCACGTCTCTGTGGGGTCTCTCTGTGTCAAGGCCGTGGACGCTGCGTGCGCAAGAAACCCGAGGACCCCACATACCTGCATCTTCCCTCAGCTCACTTTATGCTGATCCCGAACGGGGCAGAAGGAGTGCGGGCCACAGGCGAGCTTCCCACTGCTTACATTGACCTCTGGAAGAAGGACTTCCGGTGTCAGTGGTTCGAGGCACTGGAGGGCGCAGCAGCAGATCAAGAATCAGGAGCGGTGCTGGAAAACAGAAGGAAAATAacatcagcaacaacaacaacagtaaagcCAGTGGGTGGCTTGAGCCAGAGTCAGAGTACAGTGGGTCCAGTGGTACCAATGGCACCAGCGCCTACCAAACAGCCAGTGGAAGGTGGAAGCTCAGCCCTTAAAACTCCCCTTGTCCTATTCTGTTCTCTGGCTCTCTTCAGCTTCGTTGTGTTTGATGTGTAA